The Neurospora crassa OR74A linkage group V, whole genome shotgun sequence sequence CTCCAAACCCTCTCCCCCCAAACCTTCGACGCCGGCACCGTCATCGCCCAAACCCCTCTACCCGGCATTCCCATCCCGCCCGCCTGCACGGTGTCCCAACTGCACGACCTGCTCGCCCCTCTAGGAGCCGACATGCTCGTTTCTTCTCTGCAAAAAGGACTACACGTCCCGCCTTTGGCGCCCGTGATCGACAAtaccatccccatcacccctcctctcccctctcctgTCGAGAACAAAATGTACACACACGCCCCCAAGATAACCAAAGCCGACCAGCGTTGGTCCATCTTACATCATTCAGCCGCGGACGCCGCGCTGCGAGCTCGAGTTTGCGGTGCCGGGTCGTTGTGGGCTAGTGTTTATCTACCTATTGCTTCCGAAGGATCCTccgaaaagaagggaaccaAAAAAGAAGCTCAAAAGGAGAAGCAGCTGGAGTATCCGCTCAACTACCCCCACCCCCTCGAGGAATCAGCAAAGGGATCACCGAAGCGCATCATTCTCGAGGACGTATCCGAGCTTTtcatcccctcctcttctgtcGACGACGATGCTGGGCTTGAGCAAAAGTATGAAAGTTACCGACGGATTGTTGAAAGTATGAACAGCGGTAATTCCTGGTCCACCGAGCAGCTGGGACTTGAGCCTGTTTACCTACCTCAATCTCACACTGAATCCCCTTCAGACCCGCTCTCCTGGCTTTTAAGGCTTGGCGAGGACGAGTACGTCCATGTCGAGACGACCACTGCCAATGGTGAAAAGGTGACGGAGAGAAAGCCGAGAGTGAGTTGGGCTTTGTGTACCAGGTT is a genomic window containing:
- a CDS encoding methionyl-tRNA formyltransferase, with amino-acid sequence MLLQRLTISSGMRSSLSSFSRRASSSSAFTRCSYSTKPNNKVSDPLRILFCGSDVFSCYSLKALHAEHKANPGLIKSIDVMVRPGKAFGRGYKEIRQVPIQNLAEELSLPIHIRDTFTGWSLPQSPHGEPINLIVAVSFGLFVPPRILNQAKYGGLNVHPSLLPDLRGPAPLHHALLNRLSHTGVSLQTLSPQTFDAGTVIAQTPLPGIPIPPACTVSQLHDLLAPLGADMLVSSLQKGLHVPPLAPVIDNTIPITPPLPSPVENKMYTHAPKITKADQRWSILHHSAADAALRARVCGAGSLWASVYLPIASEGSSEKKGTKKEAQKEKQLEYPLNYPHPLEESAKGSPKRIILEDVSELFIPSSSVDDDAGLEQKYESYRRIVESMNSGNSWSTEQLGLEPVYLPQSHTESPSDPLSWLLRLGEDEYVHVETTTANGEKVTERKPRVSWALCTRLGLDGGKEEDKGAVTFVIPEDGGKFGLLRVGKIKVEGKGAKPARQVMKELAVKAG